Proteins encoded within one genomic window of Tigriopus californicus strain San Diego chromosome 12, Tcal_SD_v2.1, whole genome shotgun sequence:
- the LOC131891349 gene encoding uncharacterized protein LOC131891349 — protein sequence MCQSRTQCRIFLMVLGCIGLSALAAVPMFILTHPGDECLLFVSVRGEALIYGNPAGCHFIAYGHCCVIFGAMVLTFLLFFPHRRKGFVKRDAKDTVSNRSIGGTLQSGMVAQSSTSVTSRQIVARIYSTKVIVVATCLAMFSVVLATVILSGYLVSCDELAYETRREIYGRGSLGTPIKNLDLACYSLFRNVNFHTRFHFDHYEYSGKWHGQYRHYKHGRVHEYSNEHEHVIPVAAALEMSLGGTWGGAVLWCILLGMLIYQRCAQKRRQNRELAESIEDARIYATQDGVMMHPMDQMSVTSSHQSSILTQKPQMSMDPSIMGSSSHMNPTPVPMVHQQMSSPNGTVHSQQSNNVQYVQLANGVLVPMTSLPPQQPQHLTQNAYAQLQLPPSHNSSPSLAQQQQQFAQYPSQTNLGSTQYPSQPQLSNGIQYLSQPQLSNGIQYPPNPQLNDNHPHHTSQSYLYPNQSQPVPFDDPQSQTQGIHNYQADHQDLQRPIINQMDRSPRASPMPGTMNGGGLGGMLPPATSIQNLTKSPGPLRASGSAARSRRAAAHPIEEDDEIDVIPNNQSAQARQLHLSNDLGMKCSQI from the exons ATGTGTCAATCCAGGACTCAGTGTCGGATCTTTTTGATGGTGTTAGGATGCATTGGGTTGTCTGCATTGGCAGCGGTGCCCATGTTCATATTGACCCATCCGGGTGATGAATGCCTCTTGTTTGTCAGTGTTCGTGGAGAGGCCCTGATTTACGGCAATCCTGCGGGATGTCATTTCATCGCTTATGGACACTGTTGTGTCATCTTTGGAG CTATGGTGCTTACATTTCTCCTATTCTTCCCACATCGACGGAAGGGCTTCGTTAAGAGAGACGCTAAAGACACTGTTTCCAATAG GAGCATTGGTGGAACGCTACAAAGTGGCATGGTTGCCCAAAGTTCAACGAGTGTCACCTCCAGGCAGATCGTGGCCAGGATTTACTCCACTAAGGTCATCGTTGTGGCCACTTGTTTGGCCATGTTCAGCGTGGTTTTGGCCACCGTGATTCTGAGCGGATATTTGGTTTCCTGCGATGAGTTGGCTTATGAAACCCGACGGGAAATCTACGGAAGAGGGTCCTTGG GTACTCCGATCAAAAACCTCGATTTGGCATGCTATTCGCTCTTCAGGAATGTGAACTTCCATACCCGCTTCCATTTTGATCATTATGAATATTCAGGGAAATGGCACGGCCAATACCGCCATTACAAGCATGGGAGGGTCCACGAATATTCCAACGAACATGAGCATGTGATTCCAGTGGCTGCAGCGTTAGAAATGAGTCTCGGAGGAACTTGGGGTGGAGCG GTTTTATGGTGCATTCTTTTGGGCATGCTCATTTACCAAAGATGCGCTCAAAAGCGCCGGCAGAATCGCGAGTTGGCCGAATCCATTGAAGATGCGAGAATATACGCCACTCAAGACGGAGTCATGATGCATCCTATGGATCAAATGAGCGTGACCTCGTCCCACCAATCCTCTATTCTCACACAGAAGCCGCAAATGTCTATGGACCCTAGCATAATGGGGAGTTCCTCACACATGAATCCAACACCTGTCCCCATGGTACACCAACAAATGAGTTCTCCTAACGGGACTGTTCACTCTCAACAATCCAACAATGTCCAATATGTTCAGCTAGCCAATGGTGTCTTGGTGCCCATGACCTCTTTGCCCCCGCAACAGCCCCAGCACTTGACTCAAAACGCTTATGCACAATTGCAGCTCCCTCCAAGCCACAACAGCTCACCAAGCTTGgctcagcaacaacaacagtttgCACAATACCCCTCGCAAACTAATCTCGGAAGCACCCAATACCCCTCTCAACCACAACTCAGCAACGGCATCCAATATCTCTCTCAACCACAACTGAGTAACGGCATCCAATACCCGCCCAACCCGCAACTGAACGATAATCACCCGCATCATACCTCTCAATCATACCTATATCCCAACCAGTCACAGCCGGTCCCTTTCGACGATCCGCAAAGCCAAACACAGGGGATTCATAACTATCAAGCTGACCATCAGGATCTCCAAAGGCCAATTATCAATCAGATGGACCGATCGCCAAGAGCCAGTCCCATGCCTGGGACAATGAATGGGGGAGGTCTGGGGGGCATGCTTCCCCCTGCTACGTCCATTCAAAATCTCACTAAATCTCCTGGACCCCTTCGAGCAAGTGGCAGTGCTGCCCGGAGTAGAAGGGCTGCAGCGCATCCTATCGAAGAGGACGATGAGATCGATGTTATTCCCAATAATCAATCGGCCCAAGCACGTCAGCTCCATCTTTCAAATGATCTCGGCATGAAGTGCAGTCAAATATGA
- the LOC131891351 gene encoding uncharacterized protein LOC131891351: MKSRHHHTSLYLLVFSDRHIIMALKNLLIVALATVALADDDLHGADSHLRHAPHAAPLIHPHGSPAPYHEPNPYHAPQPHHAPEYSPYHAQAHPGPYAPTYNAYAPAYGHPSPAPHGFPHGHKESSVHRNPYESHDAYDAIRTQDADLAPHNPYNNPYLAPHAAQHAQGQHGYTPYQYDMSKIPECAYTNKHYYNLTFCLQDDYYPSETIQYELERNKHLVERLLSDITYQSADNLVDGLTKAEEEGYTYEHYYGNQKHQQYGPDYKGYSYSPDYYKSGGYVCPSDIFYGRPRRAINTYGKWKVVVNLPDEYYAKGYGKGYEKYTQTQRLEQCMYPTAPCSYIDNKYYSQCLQKHNFVRLLAYTYEEGLHIDSFKLPVSCSCHIGDQHYGHGYGGHPVTPAYGGYHGYPSPTPTPHYG; this comes from the exons ATGAAATCCAGACATCATCACACAAGTCTTTATTTATTGGTGTTCAGTGATAGACACATCATCATGGCTCTGAAGAATTTG TTGATCGTGGCTTTGGCTACCGTCGCCTTGGCCGATGACGACCTCCACGGTGCCGACTCCCATTTGCGACACGCCCCTCATGCCGCTCCTCTGATCCATCCTCATGGATCTCCGGCACCTTATCACGAACCCAACCCCTACCACGCCCCCCAACCCCATCACGCTCCTGAGTACAGTCCCTACCACGCTCAAGCCCACCCCGGACCTTACGCTCCCACATACAACGCATACG CCCCCGCTTACGGACATCCCAGTCCAGCCCCCCATGGTTTCCCCCATGGCCACAAGGAGTCCTCTGTCCATCGTAACCCGTATGAGAGCCATGATGCCTATGATGCTATTCGGACGCAGGATGCTGACCTCGCG CCCCATAATCCGTACAACAATCCCTACCTGGCCCCACATGCCGCGCAGCACGCCCAAGGACAACACGGATACACCCCTTACCAATACGACATGTCCAAGATCCCAGAGTGCGCCTATACCAACAAGCACTACTACAATCTTACCTTCTGTCTCCAAGATGACTATTACCCAAG CGAGACCATCCAATATGAATTGGAGCGAAACAAGCATCTGGTTGAGCGTTTGTTGAGCGATATCACTTACCAATCAGCTGATAACCTCGTTGATGGACTCACCAAGGCTGAAGAAGAAGGTTATACTTACGAGCATTATTATGGAAACCAGAAACACCAACAATACGGACCCGACTACAA GGGTTACTCTTACTCTCCTGATTACTATAAGTCTGGCGGTTATGTCTGTCCCTCTGACATTTTCTACGGACGCCCAAGAAGAGCCATCAACACCTACGGCAAATGGAAG gTCGTCGTGAACTTGCCCGATGAGTACTACGCTAAGGGATACGGAAAAGGATACGAGAAGTACACCCAAACCCAACGTCTGGAGCAGTGCAT GTATCCCACGGCCCCTTGCTCTTACATTGACAATAAGTACTACTCCCAATGCTTGCAAAAGCACAACTTCGTCCGCCTCCTGGCTTACACCTATGAGGAGGGACTCCACATTGACTCTTTCAAGCTGCCCGTCTCCTGCTCTTGCCACATTGGAGATCAACACTACGG ACATGGCTATGGTGGACACCCAGTCACCCCTGCTTATGGTGGTTATCATGGATATCCCAGCCCTACTCCAACTCCCCATTATGGTTAA
- the LOC131891358 gene encoding uncharacterized protein LOC131891358 gives MSRPTTGASRPTTAKEMTESQIGQYRQAFKMFDKNHDERISSQELGMVMRELGFDPTEDELKDMIGNADADGSGSIEFPEFLNLMIKRFASDDKMEEMKAAFEVFDKNKDNKISRSELKSAMRKMGESTSDHEIDAIIHEADLDKDGMVDYYEFITVFQQK, from the exons ATGTCAAGACCAACTACTGGAGCGTCAAGGCCAACCACGGCGAAGGAAATGACCGAATCTCAAATAGGCCAATACCGCCAGGCTTTCAAGATGTTTGACAAAAACCACGATGAGAGGATCTCGAGCCAAGAATTGGGCATGGTAATGCGAGAACTAGGCTTCGATCCCACCGAGGATGAGTTAAAAGATATGATTGGGAATGCAGATGCGGATGGGAGTGGCTCAATCGAATTTCCAGAGTTTCTTAATTTGATGATTAAAAGG TTTGCCAGTGACGACAAGATGGAAGAGATGAAGGCTGCATTTGAGGTGTTTGACAAGAACAAAGACAATAAGATCTCAAGGTCTGAGTTAAAATCGGCCATGAGAAAGATGGGCGAGTCTACCTCCGACCACGAAATCGACGCCATCATTCACGAGGCTGATTTGGACAAGGATGGCATGGTTGATTATTATGAATTCATCACTGTGTTCCAACAAAAGTGA